A genomic segment from Mustela lutreola isolate mMusLut2 chromosome 15, mMusLut2.pri, whole genome shotgun sequence encodes:
- the ZBTB4 gene encoding zinc finger and BTB domain-containing protein 4 yields the protein MPPPAEVTDPSHAPAVLRQLNEQRLRGLFCDVTLIAGDTKFPAHRSVLAASSPFFREALLASAPLPLPPVTGGSAPNPATTTAASSSSSSSSSSSSSSSSSSSSSSSPPPASPPTSSPPRVLELPGVPAAAFSDVLNFIYSARLALPGGGGDGAAVAEIGALGRRLGISRLQGLGEGGDAWVPPAPAPMATSQPEDDSFGPGPRPAGEWEGDRAEAQASDSQAPLSRRPLPCPRCGKSFIHPKRLQTHEAQCRRGAGTRGTAGLASGGSAPSGPAGVDASALPTPVGFRGGPEHVVKVVGGHVLYVCAACERSYVTLSSLKRHSNVHSWRRKYPCRYCEKVFALAEYRTKHEVWHTGERRYQCIFCWETFVTYYNLKTHQRAFHGISPGLLASEKTPNGGYKPKLNTLKLYRLLPMRAAKRPYKTYSQAAPDAPLSPSLNTPAPVAMPASPPPGPPPAPQPGPPPSVIAFAHPAPSVIVHGRSSSGGAGGGPATAGGAQAASVITYTAPPRPPKKREYPPPPPQPAATPSSPTTAGSPATAAGPATATEEAKGRNPRAGRTLTYTAKPAGGIGGGGGPPAGPGRGPSQLQAAPPLCQITVRIGEEAIVKRRISETDLRPGELSGEEVEESEDDDDDEDDDDDDDDDEESRAGGEDQLWRPYYSYKPKRKAGAAGAGSGGGGALPRGRRPPRWRQKPERRSWEDAAAAEGPAGRARAERRHRCGDCAQTFATVRKLRKHQEAHGGSAHGARGGRRPSSRFACPHCAKVCKTAAALSRHGQRHAAERPGGTPTPVIAYSKGSAGARAADVKEEAPQEMQVSSSSGEAGGGSAAAAAERAPEAASLQDPVISGGEEPPLVAGGGTYAYPPVQEFPLALIGSGREPGGGRGKAGSEGPVGAGEGDRVEGMGAAKVTFYPEPYPLVYGPQLLAAYPYNFSNLAALPVALNMVLPDEKGGGALPFLPGVFGYAVNPQAAPPTPPTPPPPTLPPPVPPKGEGERAGLERTQKGDVG from the exons ATGCCCCCTCCAGCGGAGGTGACGGACCCGTCGCATGCCCCCGCTGTCCTGCGTCAGCTCAATGAGCAGCGGCTCCGAGGCCTCTTCTGTGACGTCACCCTCATAGCTGGAGACACCAAGTTCCCTGCTCACCGCAGTGTCCTGGCTGCTTCCAGTCCTTTCTTCAGAGAGGCCCTGCTTGCTTCAGCTCCACTCCCTCTCCCACCAGTTACTGGGGGCTCTGCCCCTAACCCGGCCACCACCacagctgcctcctcctcctcttcctcctcctcctcctcttcttcttcctcctcctcttcttcttcttcctcctcttctccccctccgGCCTCaccccccacttcctccccaccccGGGTCCTGGAGCTGCCAGGGGTCCCCGCAGCTGCCTTCTCTGATGTCCTCAACTTCATCTATAGTGCCCGGCTTGCTCTACCTGGCGGCGGAGGGGACGGGGCAGCGGTGGCAGAGATCGGAGCTCTGGGGCGGCGTCTGGGCATCTCCCGCctgcagggcctgggggagggaggcgATGCCTGGGTACCTCCTGCCCCAGCACCCATGGCCACCTCACAGCCCGAAGATGACAGTTTTGGGCCAGGGCCGCGGCCTGccggggagtgggagggggaccGGGCTGAGGCCCAGGCCTCTGACTCGCAGGCCCCCCTGTCCCGtcggcccctcccctgcccgcGCTGCGGGAAAAGCTTCATCCATCCCAAACGGCTGCAGACCCATGAGGCGCAGTGCCGCCGTGGGGCCGGCACCCGGGGTACTGCGGGGCTGGCCTCCGGGGGCTCAGCCCCCAGCGGTCCCGCCGGCGTGGATGCCTCGGCCCTGCCGACGCCAGTGGGCTTCCGCGGCGGCCCGGAGCACGTGGTGAAGGTGGTGGGGGGCCACGTGCTGTACGTGTGCGCCGCCTGCGAGCGCTCCTACGTGACGCTGTCCAGCCTGAAGCGGCACAGCAACGTGCACTCGTGGCGCAGGAAGTACCCGTGTCGCTACTGCGAGAAGGTGTTCGCGCTGGCGGAGTACCGGACCAAGCACGAGGTGTGGCACACTGGGGAGCGCAG GTACCAGTGCATCTTCTGCTGGGAGACCTTTGTCACTTATTATAACCTGAAGACCCACCAGCGAGCCTTCCACGGCATTAGCCCCGGGCTCTTAGCCAGTGAGAAGACACCCAATGGAGGCTACAAGCCCAAGCTTAATACCCTCAAGCTGTACCGCCTGCTTCCCATGCGGGCTGCCAAGCGGCCCTACAAGACCTATAGCCAGGCCGCCCCCGACGCCCCCCTCTCTCCAAGCCTCAACACACCGGCCCCGGTAGCCATGCCTGCCAGCCCCCCGCCCgggccccctcccgccccgcaGCCCGGCCCCCCGCCCTCCGTCATAGCATTTGCCCACCCTGCTCCCTCGGTCATTGTTCATGGGCGCAGCAGCAGTGGTGGAGCAGGGGGGGGGCCGGCCACCGCAGGGGGAGCCCAAGCCGCCTCGGTCATCACTTACACTGCACCCCCGAGGCCCCCCAAAAAACGTGAGTACCCACCGCCTCCCCCCCAACCTGCAGCCACGCCGAGCAGCCCCACCACCGCGGGCAGCCCGGCCACCGCCGCGGGCCCGGCCACCGCCACGGAGGAGGCCAAGGGCCGCAACCCACGGGCTGGAAGGACTCTGACCTACACGGCCAAGCCAGCCGGCGGgattggcgggggtgggggtccccCTGCGGGGCCTGGCCGGGGCCCCTCTCAGCTCCAGGCCGCACCTCCACTGTGTCAGATCACTGTGCGCATCGGTGAGGAGGCCATTGTCAAGCGCCGCATCTCAGAGACTGACCTGCGCCCCGGGGAGCTGAgcggggaggaggtggaggagagcgaggacgacgacgacgacgaggacgacgacgacgacgacgacgacgacgaggAATCGCGGGCCGGCGGGGAGGACCAGCTCTGGCGGCCCTACTACTCCTACAAGCCCAAGCGCAAggccggggcggcgggcgcgggcagcggcgggggcggcgcgctgcCCCGAGGCCGCCGACCGCCGCGCTGGAGGCAGAAGCCGGAGCGCAGGAGCTGGGAGGACGCGGCGGCCGCCGAGGGCCCCGCGGGGCGCGCCCGGGCCGAGCGGAGGCACCGCTGCGGGGACTGCGCCCAGACCTTCGCCACCGTGCGGAAGCTGCGCAAGCACCAGGAGGCGCACGGCGGCAGCGCGCATGGGGCCCGCGGCGGCCGCAGGCCCTCCAGCCGCTTCGCTTGCCCGCACTGCGCCAAGGTGTGCAAGACGGCGGCCGCCCTGAGCCGCCACGGGCAGAGGCACGCGGCCGAGCGGCCCGGGGGCACCCCTACGCCCGTCATCGCCTACTCCAAGGGCAGCGCTGGCGCCAGAGCCGCGGATGTCAAGGAGGAGGCCCCCCAAGAGATGCAGGTGTCCTCGTCcagcggggaggcggggggcgggAGCGCCGCGGCTGCCGCGGAGAGAGCGCCCGAGGCCGCCTCTCTGCAGGACCCTGTCATCTCGGGGGGTGAGGAGCCCCCGCTTGTGGCGGGAGGGGGCACCTATGCCTATCCGCCGGTGCAGGAATTTCCCCTAGCTCTGATCGGGAGCGGCAGGGAACCTGGCGGCGGGAGGGGCAAAGCTGGCAGTGAGGGGCCGGTGGGCGCTGGGGAGGGGGACCGCGTGGAGGGGATGGGGGCTGCCAAAGTCACCTTCTATCCAGAACCCTACCCGCTCGTATATGGCCCTCAGCTCCTTGCCGCCTACCCTTACAACTTTAGCAACCTGGCTGCTCTCCCGGTTGCTCTTAACATGGTCCTACCTGATGAGAAGGGTGGGGgggcccttcccttccttccgGGGGTCTTTGGCTACGCAGTCAATCCTCAAGCCGCGCCCCctactcccccaaccccacctccccCGACCCTTCCCCCACCTGTCCCCCCtaagggagaaggggaaagggcaggacttGAGAGAACCCAGAAGGGAGATGTGGGGTGA